One Paenibacillus riograndensis SBR5 DNA segment encodes these proteins:
- a CDS encoding hydantoinase/oxoprolinase family protein, producing the protein MSYMIGVDVGGTFTDFSLFDKKQGKLSHFKHSSTPEDPSKAIVDGVIHILSEHAILPGDVSYLAHGTTVATNALIEKKGARIGLITTKGFKDLMEIGWQKRPSLYDLLKKKPPSLIESGLIYEVKERILYDGTVETDIDEEEISAVVRALAAQGVEGFAVCTLFSFINPAHELKIRELILRECPDAYITLSSQLVPEFREYSRMSTTVLNTYLGPVMKRYVDRFGTSVADAGVEADPYITQSNGSVISIAETIESPVKTAVSGPSAGVIGANYIAGQCGIEKIITFDMGGTSIDVSLIENGVAQISNERLIEGYPARIPMIDIATVGAGGGSIGQIDEGGALKVGPQSAGALPGPACYGRGGELPTVTDANVVLGKLNPYRILGGRMEIKAPLAEQAITRHISQKSGLSPDEAAAGIVSVVNSNMIRAIRVVSVEKGYDPREFTLMAFGGAGPLHACEVAQKMGIHRVLIPPSPGTLCSLGLLMADTKFDLSHSRMLIADPSNVPALQEIFSRMIRDGSAFLDKEQVGDTEREFKCTVECRYEKQNYEIPISIDPGLTGDVLEQMIQTFHAEHEKLYGYSNHNKKIQMVNYRVSAIGVIDKPDLPVKEAVPGAKPPEPAEVRNVLFEGEPVRHLTNVYHRDEIEIGCQIQGPAIIEEMDSTTILPPHWEAYVDELGNIRAAYREVKGNE; encoded by the coding sequence ATGAGCTATATGATTGGCGTGGATGTCGGCGGAACATTTACCGATTTTTCTTTGTTCGATAAAAAGCAGGGCAAGCTGAGCCATTTCAAGCATAGCTCCACCCCGGAGGACCCATCGAAAGCCATTGTCGACGGTGTCATTCATATTTTAAGCGAGCATGCGATTCTTCCGGGTGACGTAAGTTATCTTGCCCATGGGACTACGGTGGCGACCAATGCGCTTATTGAGAAAAAGGGCGCCCGGATCGGACTCATTACGACAAAGGGGTTCAAAGATTTAATGGAAATCGGCTGGCAAAAAAGGCCGTCCTTATACGACCTTCTCAAAAAGAAGCCGCCGAGCCTGATCGAATCCGGACTGATCTATGAAGTGAAAGAAAGAATCCTCTACGATGGCACGGTTGAGACGGACATTGACGAAGAAGAGATTTCGGCGGTTGTCCGCGCTTTGGCCGCCCAAGGTGTGGAAGGGTTCGCCGTATGCACTTTATTTTCGTTCATTAACCCGGCCCATGAGCTGAAGATCAGGGAACTGATTTTAAGGGAATGCCCGGATGCCTATATCACCCTGTCCTCCCAGCTTGTTCCTGAATTCCGGGAATATTCGCGGATGAGCACAACGGTGCTGAACACCTATCTTGGTCCTGTAATGAAGAGGTATGTTGACAGATTCGGCACATCGGTGGCTGATGCGGGAGTGGAGGCAGATCCTTATATTACGCAATCCAACGGCTCCGTGATTTCGATTGCCGAAACCATTGAAAGCCCGGTCAAAACGGCGGTATCCGGCCCAAGCGCAGGAGTCATCGGTGCGAACTACATCGCCGGACAGTGTGGAATCGAAAAGATTATTACGTTTGATATGGGTGGAACAAGCATTGACGTGAGCCTGATCGAAAACGGCGTGGCCCAAATTTCCAATGAACGGCTGATTGAAGGTTATCCGGCCCGGATTCCGATGATCGACATTGCAACCGTAGGCGCCGGGGGTGGCTCAATTGGGCAGATTGACGAAGGCGGCGCATTAAAGGTAGGCCCGCAAAGTGCAGGGGCGCTGCCGGGACCGGCCTGTTATGGACGGGGCGGTGAACTTCCCACGGTTACCGATGCAAACGTGGTGCTGGGGAAATTGAACCCTTATCGCATTCTGGGCGGCCGAATGGAGATCAAGGCTCCGCTGGCCGAGCAAGCCATCACCCGCCATATCTCGCAGAAATCAGGGTTAAGCCCCGATGAGGCAGCCGCAGGAATTGTATCCGTTGTCAATTCCAACATGATCCGGGCAATCCGGGTCGTGTCCGTAGAGAAGGGGTACGATCCCCGTGAATTCACACTGATGGCTTTTGGCGGCGCAGGACCGCTGCATGCATGTGAGGTTGCGCAAAAAATGGGCATCCACCGGGTCCTGATCCCGCCTTCTCCCGGAACGCTGTGCTCGCTTGGCCTGCTTATGGCGGATACCAAATTCGATCTCAGCCATTCCCGGATGTTGATTGCCGATCCAAGCAATGTACCCGCCCTGCAGGAAATATTCTCCCGCATGATCCGCGACGGCAGTGCATTCCTGGACAAAGAGCAGGTCGGCGACACGGAACGCGAATTCAAGTGTACGGTCGAATGCAGGTACGAGAAGCAAAACTATGAAATTCCGATTTCAATCGACCCCGGATTAACGGGGGATGTTCTGGAGCAGATGATTCAAACGTTTCATGCCGAACACGAAAAACTGTACGGCTATTCCAATCACAATAAAAAAATACAGATGGTTAACTACCGGGTCAGCGCCATCGGCGTAATTGACAAGCCGGATCTGCCCGTCAAGGAAGCGGTCCCCGGTGCCAAGCCGCCTGAGCCGGCGGAAGTGCGCAACGTTCTGTTTGAGGGTGAGCCGGTGAGACATTTGACTAACGTTTACCACAGGGACGAGATAGAAATCGGCTGTCAGATTCAAGGTCCGGCGATCATCGAGGAAATGGACTCCACGACCATTCTCCCTCCGCATTGGGAGGCTTATGTCGATGAACTGGGCAATATCAGGGCCGCTTATCGGGAGGTGAAAGGAAATGAATAA
- a CDS encoding hydantoinase B/oxoprolinase family protein, whose protein sequence is MNKHKVDAVTVEIVGNLLLTIAEEIGISIIKSAYSSNIKERRDISAAVFDPEGNLVAQAEHVPMHLGSLLSIVKEVYNKYPPEAIQRGDMFIGNDPYNGGGTHLPDITIVAPVFAGERLIGWVANLAHHSDVGGKVPGSTSGDAVSIYQEGIKIPISKICRQDEVNEEIVDFIMTNSRIPEERYGDLHAQMASNRVGVRRLLEAYEQYGETLVLSMAQLQNYAERRLRAGIEKLQDGEYSFTDYMDDAGAASPDPIKLTVKITIQGDAMELDFAGSQPQVNGPINVTYNGLLATVFYSIKALIDPDIYSNAGIYRAFTIKAEPGLIINARNPAPVGARIDTCMRVSDVIFGAMAPLVPDRAIAGCNSSCTTAVFSGYDPRDPDQFYVYLETIAGGSGASRRADGLNGVQVHLTNTSNLPIEALEMEFPLVIVREYSLIEDSGGAGEYRGGLGIRREFESRFDQVTFTGLGDRQKFLPWGLNGGGEGAGGVYQLKRADNSVERLPSKCTEIVLNRGDRIVIHTPGAGGYGNPADRDPSLVLKDVIEKKISIRQAKEKYGLPIIQTPQGYQIAQQ, encoded by the coding sequence ATGAATAAGCACAAGGTCGATGCAGTGACGGTTGAAATTGTCGGGAATCTGCTGCTCACGATTGCTGAAGAAATAGGCATCAGCATCATCAAGAGCGCCTACTCCTCGAATATCAAGGAACGGCGGGATATATCCGCCGCAGTCTTTGACCCGGAAGGCAATCTGGTGGCCCAGGCTGAACATGTGCCGATGCATTTGGGTTCATTGCTCAGCATCGTTAAGGAGGTGTATAACAAGTATCCGCCGGAAGCCATACAGCGGGGAGACATGTTTATCGGAAACGATCCGTATAACGGAGGCGGTACCCATCTTCCGGATATTACGATCGTAGCACCAGTGTTCGCGGGCGAAAGGCTCATCGGCTGGGTGGCCAATTTGGCCCATCACAGCGACGTAGGCGGAAAGGTGCCGGGCTCCACCTCCGGCGACGCCGTCAGTATTTATCAGGAAGGGATAAAAATCCCCATCTCCAAAATTTGCCGCCAGGATGAGGTCAATGAAGAGATTGTAGATTTTATTATGACCAACAGCCGCATTCCTGAAGAACGTTACGGCGATCTCCATGCGCAAATGGCCTCCAACCGGGTTGGGGTGAGAAGGCTGCTGGAAGCCTATGAACAATATGGGGAGACACTGGTCTTAAGCATGGCCCAGCTGCAAAATTATGCAGAGCGCAGATTAAGGGCGGGCATCGAAAAGCTTCAGGATGGTGAATACAGCTTTACCGATTACATGGATGATGCCGGAGCGGCCAGTCCCGATCCCATCAAGCTGACCGTAAAAATTACCATTCAGGGAGATGCGATGGAACTGGACTTTGCGGGCTCACAGCCGCAGGTAAACGGCCCGATCAATGTCACGTATAACGGGCTGCTGGCCACTGTCTTTTATTCGATCAAAGCGCTCATAGATCCGGATATCTACTCCAATGCAGGCATTTACCGTGCATTTACGATCAAGGCCGAACCCGGGCTGATTATCAACGCACGCAATCCGGCCCCGGTCGGTGCGCGGATCGACACCTGCATGCGGGTCAGTGACGTCATCTTCGGTGCGATGGCACCGCTGGTCCCGGACAGGGCCATCGCAGGGTGCAACAGTTCATGTACGACGGCGGTATTCAGCGGATATGACCCCCGTGATCCCGATCAATTCTATGTCTATCTGGAGACGATCGCCGGGGGTTCGGGGGCCAGCCGGCGGGCGGACGGACTGAACGGTGTGCAGGTTCATTTGACGAACACCTCCAACTTACCGATTGAAGCGCTGGAAATGGAGTTTCCGCTGGTAATCGTGCGGGAATATTCCCTGATTGAAGACAGCGGCGGAGCGGGTGAGTACCGCGGAGGCCTGGGAATCCGCCGGGAGTTCGAGTCCCGGTTTGACCAGGTTACGTTCACAGGACTTGGAGACAGGCAGAAGTTTCTCCCCTGGGGCTTGAATGGCGGCGGAGAGGGGGCAGGAGGCGTCTATCAGCTGAAACGCGCCGACAATTCTGTAGAAAGACTCCCTTCCAAATGTACGGAGATCGTCCTGAACCGGGGGGACCGGATCGTCATCCACACGCCGGGGGCTGGCGGCTACGGCAATCCGGCCGACAGAGACCCTTCACTTGTCCTGAAAGACGTCATTGAGAAGAAGATCAGTATCCGGCAGGCGAAAGAGAAGTATGGCCTGCCAATCATCCAGACCCCGCAGGGATATCAAATTGCCCAACAATAA
- a CDS encoding PfkB family carbohydrate kinase, with translation MVKVIGIGDNVGDIYLDSYEMFPGGQALNFSVYAKRLGAESAYIGVFGDDAVARHIAGTLDEVGVDRSHCRHVQGENGYALVELVDGDRVFLGSNRGGVLKDKPIILDSRDESYIRQFDLVHTSNNSYFNEQLSKVHKLGVAISYDFSKSWSNWRDVEQIAPHLDYGFLSCSSDMTDEEAGETCRKVHALGCRSVVATLGSRGAWFYDGELRLFQASQYVDPVDTLGAGDSFAAAFLVDYLRQNKLDQGLMNTSTHDREEACRQALASAAAFAAQSCLERGAFGYGKKYQHPLPKRPRTNKSS, from the coding sequence ATGGTGAAAGTGATTGGCATAGGAGACAATGTCGGAGATATCTATTTGGATTCCTATGAGATGTTCCCCGGTGGACAAGCCCTTAACTTCTCCGTCTACGCCAAGCGGCTGGGGGCAGAATCGGCTTATATTGGAGTTTTTGGCGATGATGCAGTGGCCCGCCATATTGCCGGTACGCTGGATGAAGTCGGAGTTGACCGCAGCCATTGCCGCCATGTCCAAGGGGAGAATGGGTATGCTCTGGTGGAACTGGTAGACGGGGACCGGGTTTTTCTGGGTAGCAACCGGGGCGGGGTGCTGAAGGACAAGCCCATCATTCTTGACAGCCGGGACGAGTCGTATATTAGGCAGTTTGATCTTGTTCATACCAGCAACAACAGCTATTTCAATGAGCAACTGTCCAAGGTTCACAAGCTGGGTGTAGCCATCTCCTATGATTTCTCAAAAAGCTGGAGCAATTGGAGGGATGTGGAGCAAATCGCCCCTCACCTGGACTACGGTTTCCTCTCATGCAGCAGTGATATGACGGATGAAGAGGCGGGGGAGACCTGCCGTAAGGTTCATGCGCTGGGCTGCCGCAGCGTAGTCGCAACATTGGGGAGCCGGGGGGCTTGGTTCTATGATGGAGAACTAAGATTGTTCCAAGCCTCACAATATGTTGATCCGGTTGACACTTTGGGGGCAGGCGATTCATTTGCGGCGGCGTTTCTGGTTGATTATTTGCGTCAGAACAAGCTAGATCAGGGTCTGATGAATACCAGTACGCATGACCGGGAAGAAGCCTGCCGGCAGGCACTCGCAAGCGCAGCTGCATTTGCGGCCCAAAGCTGTCTGGAACGGGGGGCCTTCGGCTACGGCAAAAAATATCAGCACCCGCTGCCGAAACGGCCGCGGACGAACAAATCATCCTAA